In Astyanax mexicanus isolate ESR-SI-001 chromosome 25, AstMex3_surface, whole genome shotgun sequence, a genomic segment contains:
- the LOC111190632 gene encoding C-type lectin domain family 4 member M-like: MKHSKKCGDSESIAYSNFDMIEVNDSTYLDKADQTQGIRAGGRRSRLAAVCLGLLCVLLLITIIVICVRSVREKEAMDQTISSLSENCTAERETLLSSITTLTEERDQLKNSYKDLSEEKDQLKKSNKDLTEERDQLTKSNKDLSEERDQLTKSNKDLSEERDQLTKSNKDLSEERDQLKISNKDLTEERDQLKNSNKDLTEERDQLKNSNKDLTEERDQLKNSNKDLTEERDQLKNSNKDLTEERDQLKNSNKDLTEERDQLKNSNKDLTEERDQLKNSNKNLTEERDQLKNSNKDLTEERDQLKNSNKDLTEERDQLKNSNKNLTEERDQLKNSNKNLTEERDQLKNSCQNLIEQKKKDQQKNPIHILNDLASWKKFGSSHYYISTEAKTWDKARQNCRERGADLVIINSREEQEFIKRENKYVWIGLTDAEEEGVWKWVDGSPLTTRFWNTGEPNNYAKGEDCAVFKDGTSTLQTWNDLPCCYENLWICEATLPSS; encoded by the exons ATGAAGCATTCTAAGAAATGTGGAGATTCTGAGAGCATCGCCTATAGTAACTTTGATATGATTGAAGTGAATGACAGCACCTACCTGGACAAGGCAGACCAAACACAAG GTATCAGAGCAGGAGGCagacgctccagactggctgcaGTGTGTTTGGGGCTGCTGTGTGTTCTTCTGCTGATCACCATCATTGTGATCTGTGTGCGCA GCGTTAGAGAAAAAGAAGCTATGGACCAAACCATCTCCTCTCTGAGTGAAAActgcactgcagagagagagaccctCTTATCCAGCATCACAACCCTGACTGAAGAAAGGGATCAGCTAAAGAACAGCTACAAGGACCTGAGTGAAGAAAAAGATCAGCTAAAGAAGAGCAACAAGGACCTGACTGAAGAAAGAGATCAGCTAACAAAGAGCAACAAGGACCTGAGTGAAGAAAGAGATCAGCTAACAAAGAGCAACAAGGACCTGAGTGAAGAAAGAGATCAGCTAACAAAGAGCAACAAGGACCTGAGTGAAGAAAGAGATCAGCTAAAGATCAGCAACAAGGACCTGACTGAAGAAAGAGATCAGCTAAAGAACAGCAACAAGGACCTGACTGAAGAAAGAGATCAGCTAAAGAACAGCAACAAGGACCTGACTGAAGAAAGAGATCAGCTAAAGAACAGCAACAAGGACCTGACTGAAGAAAGAGATCAGCTAAAGAACAGCAACAAGGACCTGACTGAAGAAAGAGATCAGCTAAAGAACAGCAACAAGGACCTGACTGAAGAAAGAGATCAGCTAAAGAACAGCAACAAGGACCTGACTGAAGAAAGAGATCAGCTAAAGAACAGCAACAAGAACCTGACTGAAGAAAGAGATCAGCTAAAGAACAGCAACAAGGACCTGACTGAAGAAAGAGATCAGCTAAAGAACAGCAACAAGGACCTGACTGAAGAAAGAGATCAGCTAAAGAACAGCAACAAGAACCTGACTGAAGAAAGAGATCAGCTAAAGAACAGCAACAAGAACCTGACTGAAGAAAGAGATCAGCTAAAGAACAGTTGCCAAAACCTGAttgagcagaaaaaaaaagaccagcaGAAAAATCCTATACACATTTTAAATG ATCTGGCATCCTGGAAGAAGTTTGGAAGCAGTCACTACTACATCTCTACTGAGGCGAAGACTTGGGATAAGGCCAGGCagaactgcagagagagaggagcagacCTGGTGATCATAAACAGCAGAGAGGAACAG GAGTTCATTAAGAGGGAAAATAAATACGTCTGGATTGGTCTGACTGACGCAGAAGAAGAAGGAGTGTGGAAGTGGGTGGATGGATCACCACTGACCACCAG ATTCTGGAATACTGGTGAACCTAACAATTATGCTAAAGGAGAGGACTGCGCTGTTTTCAAAGATGGCACTTCTACACTGCAGACCTGGAATGACTTGCCTTGCTGCTATGAGAATCTCTGGATCTGTGAAGCTACACTTCCATCCTCCTAA